The Fusobacterium massiliense sequence ACAATAGCTTCTGAACTATATTCGCTAATCCCAACCATTTTAAAAGTTAGAAGTAATATAATAAAGGCACTCAGAAAATTCATAAAAACACCACCGAAGAGAACAATAAATCTTTGATAAGCAGGTTTTGTATTGAATCCATTCTCAACCTCGTGGTCTATTTCCATTCCCTCAATATTAACATATCCTCCAATGGGAATAGCTCTAAACGAATACATAGTTTTTTCTGTATCACAAGAAAAAACTTGTGGTCCCATTCCTATTGCAAATTCACTAACAGGAATTTTAAAAAATTTAGCAGCTAAAAAATGCCCTAATTCGTGTACAAAAATAATTAGACTTAGCATAATTAATGCTATTAAAAATACCATTTATCCTCCTATTCTAAAAAACTTTCTATGTTTTTAAAAATTTCATCACTTATATCTTCAATACTTTTCAAGATATTATTTTCAACACATTTGATTTCAAGCCATTTATATTTTTTAGCTATTTCAGTGGCATTTGAATGAGATTTTTTTAAGTATTCTATATTAACTTCGTGTATATCTTTTTTATCTGAGTTGTCAATTTTATTTTTTCTTTTTTCCATCAATTCTTTAGCAGTTTCAACAGGCATATTTAGAAAAACAACAACATCAGGTCTAGGGATATTGTTTTTATCATACTCTAAATCCTCTAACCAGTTAAGATATATATTTTTCTCATCATTATTTTCCAATTTTGAGGCTTGATGAATCATATTTGAAGTAACATATCTATCTGTAATAATAATATAGTCATCGTTATACATTTTTTCCCAATATTGCTTAAAAGAAGCATATCTATCAATTGCATACATAGTTGATACTGGATAAGGATTTACTTTAGTTGCATCATTACCAAAAGCACCAGCTAAATACATTTTTACAGGCTCACAAGCAGGACTATCATAATTTGGAAAAGAAATTTTTATAGTTTTATCATATATTTTTTTAATTCTCTCATATAATAAATTAGTTTGAGTTTCTTTTCCACTAGAGTCTGTTCCTTCAATAACGATTATTTTTCCCATTTTTTTCTCACCTTATCTCTGGTTGTTTTATCTACAAATTTTATTGTAGTCAAGTTGTTTTCTATTTCTTCTAAAGTATTATTAGCTGTGAAATTTATAGTTTCATGTTCATTCATGGCTTCTTCAATTATTTTATAAATATCTAAAAATTTTATTTTTTCATTTAAAAATAATTCAACGGCAACTTCATTAGCAGCATTAAAAACAGCAGGCATAGTTCCACCGATTTTTCCAGCTTTATATGCTAGATTAATTCCCTTAAAAGTTTCTCTATCCGGCTCTTCAAAAGTTAAATTAGAAAATTTTCTAAAGTCTAAAAAGCCTATGGAAGTATTAAACTCTTTTTCAGGATAAGTAAATGAATACAGTATAGGTGTTTTCATATCAGGTATGCCCATTTGAGCAATAACACTTCCATCTTTATATTCAACCATTGAATGAACAACACTTTGTGGGTGAACAACAACTTCAATATTATCATAATCAACATTAAAAAGTTCGTGAGCTTCTATAACTTCAAGTCCTTTATTTACAAGTGTTGATGAATCTATAGTAATCTTTTTGCCCATAGACCAATTTGGGTGTTTTAGAGCTTCTTTAACAGTTATTTTTGTCAAGTCTTCTGTTTTTTTACCTCTAAAAGTTCCACCACTGGCAGTAATAATAATTTTGTTTACATCTTCTTTTCTGAAGCCTTGCAAAGACTGAAATATAGCTGAATGTTCACTATCAACAGGTATAATTTTAGCTTCAGGGTGTAGTCTTAATAGAGCGTTGATACATGTTCCAGCAGCAACCATAGTTTCTTTGTTTGCAAGAGCAATTATCTTATTTCTTTTTATTGCTTCAACTGTTGCATCAATTCCAATAGCACCACTGACAGCTGTAAGAATAATATCGTAGTCCATATTTTTAGCTAAATCAGCAAGTCCATTATTTTCAGAAGCTACACATTTTAAACAATCAAACTCTTGTATAATAGTGTCGGCCATATTTTTATCGGCTATATATATGTAACTAGGCTCAAACTCTTTTATTTGCTCTTTTAGTAATTCTATATTTTTATATCCACTTAAACCAACTACCTTATACTTATCTCTATTATTTCTTATAAGTTCTAAGGCATTTTGACCTATGCTTCCAGTAGAACCTAGTATAAAAATCTTTTTCATATAAATTTACTCCTATTTTTGTTTTGTTCTTAAATTTATTTTTTAATTTAAATAGAATAGAAAAACAATATTTAGAATATAGAAAAGCATAATAGATACTGGCAAGACTAAAATCATACTATCAAATCTATCTAAAATTCCACCATGTCCCATAAGTATTGTACCAGAATCTTTAACTCCACATTCTCTTTTAAATAATGATTCAACCAAATCTCCGATTTGAGAAATAAAAGATATAAAGACACCTATTATGAAAAATAAAATAATATCTTTAGTATCCATAAAATAAATGAAATTTGTAAAAAATGGTAAGAATGCTGCAAGTAATCCTGTAAAAATTAAGGAACCAATAGCACCCTCAACAGATTTTTTAGGACTTATTTCTGTAAAGCCATTTTTGAAAAACTTTCTTCCAATACTAACACCAATAATACCGGCTGATGTATCAGACATCCACACCAAAGCTTGTAAAAATAAAGGAATAGCAGGCTCTATAAAATATAAATTTATTATTTGTGAAAAAAACATAGAAACATAAACTATTCCTAGTATAGTCAAAGAAATTTTTTCTAGTGTACCCTTTATTTGATTTTTAAATATTCTATGAATTAACATAATTATGATAGTAAATATCAAAATAAGAATAAGAGACTCTACTGTACCAAAATTAGTTGTTAAAAACATATTTGAAAAATATATTAAATTTGGAATAATTAAAGAAACGAAAATTCCAAATTTATCATAAACTTCTCTCCCTGAAATTTTTATCATTTTATAAAATTCATAAGTTCCAATTCCAACAACTAAGTTTGTAAATATTAGCATTGGTATAGCATAAAGGTCTATATCAAAGAAAGTTTCTCCCATATATACAAACAATAGTAAAGGTACACCTATTAGAACAACTAATATTCTATTCCATTTAAACATTTTTTACTCCTCCAAATCTTCTATCTCTTTTGTTATAACTATCTATTGCCTTATCTATTTCAGTTTTATCAAAGTCTGGCCATAAGGTATCTGTAACATAAAATTCTGAATAAGCTATTTGCCAAAGTAGAAAATTAGAAATTCTAAATTCTCCACTTGTTCTTATAACAAGGTCTGGATCTGGAAAATCATTATATAAAAATTGAGAAAAATTATTTTCATCTAAATTTTCTATATCAGCATTTGACATTTTTTTTATGGCATCAATTATTTCAGCTCTACCTCCATAATTAAAAGCAATATTTAAAGTAATTTTATTATTAGTTTTAGTATCTTCTTGTAATCTATCAATTTCTTCGGATAAATTTTTAGGAATATTATTTTTTCTACCTGAAACATAAAATCTTATTCCATTTTTCATCATATTTTTTCTTTCAGATTTTATATATTTTAAAAATAAGTTCATAAGAGTTGAAACTTCATCTTCAGATCTATTCCAATTTTCAGTTGAAAAAGCATAAACAGTTAAATATTTTACTCCAATTTCAATAAAATATTCTAACGCTTTTCTTAAAGATTTTGCACCTTCCATGTGTCCAAAACTTCTTGCAAGTCCTCTTTTCTTTGCCCATCTTCCGTTACCATCCATTATTATAGCAACATGATTAGGAATATTTTTTTCCATTTCATCACCTCATTAGATTAACTATACCATTTTAACACAGACTTAGTTTTTTGTTAATCAGAATTTTAAGTGTTGCATTTATGTGAAAAAAATCATTGTTTTTTATTTGAAATATGTGGTATAAAATATACTGTAAAAGTGGTTTATAAAAATTTTTACTAATTTAATAAAAAAATACTATAAAATAATCTAATTTTTTGGTATAATATAGAATAAATTTTATTGCCCTTATAAAAAGGAGAACTAATGAAATCAGTAAAAGTACATATAAAAAACAAAAAAGGTTTACATGCTAGACCATCGTCATTATTTGTAAAATTAGTTACTAGCTACGATTCTGATATTACTGTAAAATCAGAAGATGAAGTTGTTAATGGGAAAAGTATAATGGGACTTATGCTTTTAGCAGCTGAAGAAGGTAGAGAATTAGAACTTATAGCTAATGGACCAGATGAAGATGAAATGTTAAAAGAGTTAGTAGATTTAATTGAGGTTAAAAAATTTAATGAAGAATAATCAAATTGAAATTTTAAGAGCAAAACATATGGGTTTTTGTTTTGGAGTTTTAGAAGCAATAAATATTTGTAATTCTTTAGAAAAAGAAAAAGGGAAAAAGTATATATTAGGTATGCTTGTACATAATAAACAAGTTGTAAATGATATGATACAAAAAGGTTTTGAGATTATAACAGAAGAAGAAGTTCTTAATGATGATAATAATTTAAAAGAAAATGATATTGTTGTAATAAGGGCTCATGGGACATCAAAAGAAATACACGAGAAATTAAAAAGGAAAAAAGTAAAAATTTTTGATGCTACCTGTATTTTTGTTGACAAAATAAGACAAGAAATTGAAATTGCAACTGAAAAGGGTTATGGTATTTTGTTTATGGGAGATAAAAATCACCCTGAAGTAAAAGGAATAATTTCTTTTGCTGATGATATTCAAATATTTGAAACCTTTGAAGAAGCAAAAAAAATAGAGATTTTGAAAGAGAAAACTTATTTACTTTCTACACAGACAACTTTAAATAAACAAAAATTTGAAGAAGTAAAAAAATATTTCAAAGAAAAGTATTCCAATGTAATTATTTTTGATAAAATTTGTGGAGCTACTTCAGTTAGACAAAAAGCTGTAGAAGATTTAGCACCAAAAGTAGATCTTATGATAATCGTTGGAGATACAAAAAGTTCTAACACTAAGAAACTATTAGAAATATCTAAAAAAATAAACAATAATAGTTATTTAGTGGAAGATGAACAGCAATTAGATCTTTCTATAATAAAAGACAAAAAAATTATAGGAATAACTGCTGGAGCGTCAACACCAGAAGAAACAATAAAAAAAATAGAAAATAAAATAAGGGGGACATATAATGCCTAATGTAAATGAAAACCACGATGACTTCCTAGCTATGCTAGAAGATTATTTACCAAATCAAGAAAAGAGAGTAGAAGGGACTATAGAGTCTATGGACCAAAACTTTTCGTATCTTGATGTTCCAGGAGAAAGAACAGCTGTAAGAGTAAGAACAGAAGAATTAAAAGGATATAAAGTTGGAGATGTTGTTGAAGTTTTAATAACTAATATTAGTGAAGAAGACGATGACCAAGAATATATTAATGCATCAAGAAGAAAAATTGAAGTTGAAAAGAACTGGAGTAAAATTGAAGAATCTTTCAAAAACAAAACTGTTTTAGAAGGAGAAATTGTTAAGAGAATAAAAGGTGGATATATAGTTCAAGCATTATTCCATCAAGGATTCTTACCAAATTCTTTATCTGAAATATCAGAAAAAGAAGAAAAAGTTAATGGAAAAAAAGTTTCTGTTATAGTTAAAGATATAAAAGAAGATTCAAAGAGAAACAAAAAGATAACATACTCTGTAAAAGATATTAAATTAGCAGCTCAAGAAAAAGTTTTCTCTAATTTAAGAGAAGGACAAGTTGTTGACTGTACAGTTACTGAAGTTTTAGATTTTGGTTTAGCAGTAGATATTGATGGAGTAAAAGGATTTATACACATTTCTGAAGTATCATGGAAGAGATTAGATAATTTAGCTGCTGAATATAAAGTTGGGCAACAAATAAAAGCTGTTGTTGTTTCTTTAGATGAAGATAAGAGAAATCTAAAATTATCTATCAAAAAGTTAGGAATAGATCCTTGGTCAACAGTTGCAGAAAAATTTGCAGTTGGAGATGTTGTTGATGGAGTTGTAACTAGAGTATTAAACTATGGAGCATTTGTTGAAATAGCTACAGGAGTTGAAGGACTAGTTCATATTTCAGATTTTAGTTGGACTAAAAAGAAAGTTAATGTTTCTGAATATGTAAAAGAAGGAGAAACAATAAAAGTAAATATTGTTGAATTACACCCAGAAGAAAGAAAATTAAAACTTGGGATAAAACAATTAGTTGCAAACCCTTGGGAAAATGCAGAAGAAACTTTTGGAGTAGGACAAGTTGTTAAAGCAAAAGTTGTTGAAGTGAAACAATTTGGAATTTTTGCAGAAATTACTGATGGAGTAGATGTATTTGTTCATGTATCAGATTATAACTGGTTAGGTGAAGAAGTACCTAAGTTTAAAGTTGGAGATGAAGTTGAAGTTAAAATAACTGAACTTGATTCAAAAGAAAAGAAAATAAAAGGAAGTATTAAAGCTTTAAGAAAAAGTCCTTGGGAACATGCTTTAGAAGAATATAAAGTTGGATTAACTGTTGAAAGAAAAATAAAAACAGTTGCTGACTTTGGATTATTTATAGAACTTACAAAAGGAATTGATGGATTTATTCCAACTCAATTTGCTTCTAAAGACTTTATAAAAGATATCAAAGAAAAATTTAAAGAAGGGGATATCGTTAAAGCTCAAATAGTTGAAGTAAATAAAGATACTCAAAAAATTAAACTTTCTATCAAAAAGATAGAACTTGAAGAAAAGAAAAGAGAAGAAAGAGAACAAATAGAAAAATACTCTACTTCTTCATCTGAAGAATAGTAATTAATGACTAAATAATATGAGGAGGAACTCAAAAAAATGTATAAATTAGATTTTTATCATTTTGAGTTCCTTTTTCATTTATTAAGAAAGTATAAAATTAATATGAAAATTAGTCTCTTGACAGCCGTATGAGTTCTACGAGCTCAATGAACACAGGCTCTTCGAACTAATACGGACGTCAGAGACTTTATTTAACATTTAAAATAACATAGTAAAAATAAGTAAGCTATTTTTACTAGCTTTGAAAAGGGAGGAAAAAATGAATAGTGTTTTTATAAGTTCTATTTTATTAAATGAAGCAAAATTTAATAAAAAAATATTTAAGGCGAAATTTGAAAAAGATTGGAGAATTAAGCTTAAAGAAGAGGGAGAAAACACAGAAGATGATGCTAATTGTGTTTTTGATATAGATGGAATGATAGCCGGAATTGTTTTGATGCCAACAAAAATTCCTAATGATGAAGCTATTTATGATGCTAAAACTAATTTTAAATGGAAGGAAGCTGTAAAGGTAGCTGAAGAGCATATAGCTCATATTTTAGTTACTCTAACAATTTTTGAAACTACAGATTTAGTTGAGGCAAGTAAGATTTACACAAAGATTGTTTCTACTTTAGCTAGTGAGCCAGAATGTATAGGAATAGATACTTTAGGAACGGTATTAAATCCTGCAATGTATATAGACTTTACTAAATATTATGATGATAGAGAGATGTTTCCTGTTGAAAATATGATTTTTATAGGAATGTACTCTAATAAGCCTGGAACAGTAAGTGCTTATACATATGGAATGAATGAATTTTTAAAGAAGGATATGGAAATAATAGATAGTATGCAA is a genomic window containing:
- a CDS encoding HPr family phosphocarrier protein; its protein translation is MKSVKVHIKNKKGLHARPSSLFVKLVTSYDSDITVKSEDEVVNGKSIMGLMLLAAEEGRELELIANGPDEDEMLKELVDLIEVKKFNEE
- a CDS encoding DUF4261 domain-containing protein → MNSVFISSILLNEAKFNKKIFKAKFEKDWRIKLKEEGENTEDDANCVFDIDGMIAGIVLMPTKIPNDEAIYDAKTNFKWKEAVKVAEEHIAHILVTLTIFETTDLVEASKIYTKIVSTLASEPECIGIDTLGTVLNPAMYIDFTKYYDDREMFPVENMIFIGMYSNKPGTVSAYTYGMNEFLKKDMEIIDSMQKPEDVYYLLQGIIDYIITSNVILQDGETIGFSEEQKISITESDGVAIEGKSLKLGF
- a CDS encoding 1-deoxy-D-xylulose-5-phosphate reductoisomerase, whose protein sequence is MKKIFILGSTGSIGQNALELIRNNRDKYKVVGLSGYKNIELLKEQIKEFEPSYIYIADKNMADTIIQEFDCLKCVASENNGLADLAKNMDYDIILTAVSGAIGIDATVEAIKRNKIIALANKETMVAAGTCINALLRLHPEAKIIPVDSEHSAIFQSLQGFRKEDVNKIIITASGGTFRGKKTEDLTKITVKEALKHPNWSMGKKITIDSSTLVNKGLEVIEAHELFNVDYDNIEVVVHPQSVVHSMVEYKDGSVIAQMGIPDMKTPILYSFTYPEKEFNTSIGFLDFRKFSNLTFEEPDRETFKGINLAYKAGKIGGTMPAVFNAANEVAVELFLNEKIKFLDIYKIIEEAMNEHETINFTANNTLEEIENNLTTIKFVDKTTRDKVRKKWEK
- a CDS encoding dTMP kinase, which translates into the protein MGKIIVIEGTDSSGKETQTNLLYERIKKIYDKTIKISFPNYDSPACEPVKMYLAGAFGNDATKVNPYPVSTMYAIDRYASFKQYWEKMYNDDYIIITDRYVTSNMIHQASKLENNDEKNIYLNWLEDLEYDKNNIPRPDVVVFLNMPVETAKELMEKRKNKIDNSDKKDIHEVNIEYLKKSHSNATEIAKKYKWLEIKCVENNILKSIEDISDEIFKNIESFLE
- the uppS gene encoding polyprenyl diphosphate synthase; its protein translation is MEKNIPNHVAIIMDGNGRWAKKRGLARSFGHMEGAKSLRKALEYFIEIGVKYLTVYAFSTENWNRSEDEVSTLMNLFLKYIKSERKNMMKNGIRFYVSGRKNNIPKNLSEEIDRLQEDTKTNNKITLNIAFNYGGRAEIIDAIKKMSNADIENLDENNFSQFLYNDFPDPDLVIRTSGEFRISNFLLWQIAYSEFYVTDTLWPDFDKTEIDKAIDSYNKRDRRFGGVKNV
- a CDS encoding phosphatidate cytidylyltransferase; this encodes MFKWNRILVVLIGVPLLLFVYMGETFFDIDLYAIPMLIFTNLVVGIGTYEFYKMIKISGREVYDKFGIFVSLIIPNLIYFSNMFLTTNFGTVESLILILIFTIIIMLIHRIFKNQIKGTLEKISLTILGIVYVSMFFSQIINLYFIEPAIPLFLQALVWMSDTSAGIIGVSIGRKFFKNGFTEISPKKSVEGAIGSLIFTGLLAAFLPFFTNFIYFMDTKDIILFFIIGVFISFISQIGDLVESLFKRECGVKDSGTILMGHGGILDRFDSMILVLPVSIMLFYILNIVFLFYLN